The DNA window TTCGAGCTTTCGAACGGCAATGCCTGGTTTGGTGGTGGGATGGACCTCACGCCGTACTATATTGACGAGACCGATGCAACGAACTTCCACACGAGCATCAAAGCCACATGCGATGCACATAACCCCGAATATTACACTCGATTCAAACAGTGGTGTGACGAGTATTTCTATATTAAGCATCGTGGTGAGACTCGCGGGATTGGAGGGATATTCTACGACAATCTTGGCAGCGGTGAATCGGATCTGGAGCGCTTTTTTCTGTTTCAGAAGGACATCGCACGTACGTTTCTTCCCGCATACGTCCCGATCGTAGAACGTCATCGTCACGAGCCGTTTACCGATGCCGAGCGACATTGGCAACTATTGCGCAGAGGACGCTACGTCGAGTTCAATCTTGTTTACGATAAAGGGACGGTGTTCGGACTTGAAACGGGCGGGCGAACGGAGAGCATATTGATGAGTCTCCCAACTCTCGCCCGATGGGAGTACGATTATCATCCTGCTCCCGGGAGCGAAGAGGACAAGCTTCTTCAAATATTACGTTCGCCCAGGAGTTGGGCTACTAAATAACTTCGATGCAGATTGGCCATTATCTGATCTGTTTTGTTCTGACCGCCGCACTTGTCGTTGCCGCCCATGTGGTATCCGCAAAACGGCTGTCAACCATCGAGTTTCTCCGTTCGCAGCCGACAACCTTGCGGGTCTTCCTCTATGCGCGAATTATCTATTGGTATATTTTCGCGATCCTCATCTCTGCGTTTCTCCTTGGAATGTCTTTGTTTTCAACTGACGGCAATCTGACTCGCCAAATCATTGCGTACAGATCGTTTGGGAAGGATAACGTCCCGACCCTTGTCATTGAACAGATGAGCACTGTGTTTCTGCCTCTGATCTTTCTAACGCTATTCACATCGATGATCGCCCTTGCGGTGCTCGGGCGTAATGTATTGCGCCAGATGCCGACGGATGAGAAGCCAGATGAGCGCTTTACGCGATTCCGATTTACGTTCGTACTGATGGCGCTCTCACTCGTGCTTCCACCGCTTGCATTCGGATCGCTCTTACTACTATGACCTCTTCAAAAATGAAAGCCGTAGTACTTATGCAATTTGGTGGTCCGGATAGTCTCGATGCGGTCGAGCCGTTCTTGTATAATCTCTTTAGCGATCCGGATATC is part of the Bacteroidota bacterium genome and encodes:
- the hemF gene encoding oxygen-dependent coproporphyrinogen oxidase; amino-acid sequence: MIANTSPLRDRVSDFLLGLQDEITSTLSSLDSSGTSFREDTWDRPGGGGGRARVLENGTIFEKAGVNYSAVFGTSPAYLTSRDPSATEFFATGVSLVLHPHSPKIPTVHANFRYFELSNGNAWFGGGMDLTPYYIDETDATNFHTSIKATCDAHNPEYYTRFKQWCDEYFYIKHRGETRGIGGIFYDNLGSGESDLERFFLFQKDIARTFLPAYVPIVERHRHEPFTDAERHWQLLRRGRYVEFNLVYDKGTVFGLETGGRTESILMSLPTLARWEYDYHPAPGSEEDKLLQILRSPRSWATK